One Mangrovimonas cancribranchiae DNA segment encodes these proteins:
- the murI gene encoding glutamate racemase — protein sequence MSNKPIGIFDSGVGGTSIWKELHSLLPYENTIYLADSKNAPYGLKGKYNIIKLSIKNVELLLEKDCKLIVVACNTATTNAIKVLRKNYDIPFIGIEPAIKPAALQTKNKAIGILATKGTLSSDLFHNTAALYSNGITIVEQNGNGIVELIEHGKLDSPEMRSLLKEYLSPMIKANIDYLVLGCTHYPYLMPLLLELLPQSIKIIDSGEAVAKQTKAILAQHNLLNNATAKPKNKFYTNSNPIVMQTLLNENFNAEYLDF from the coding sequence ATGAGCAACAAACCTATTGGTATTTTCGATTCTGGCGTTGGCGGCACTTCTATTTGGAAAGAACTTCATTCCCTATTACCTTATGAGAATACCATTTATCTTGCCGATAGCAAAAATGCCCCTTATGGCCTAAAAGGCAAATACAACATCATTAAATTAAGCATAAAAAATGTAGAGCTTCTACTAGAAAAAGACTGTAAGCTTATTGTCGTGGCATGTAATACAGCGACTACAAATGCTATTAAAGTATTACGAAAAAATTACGATATACCTTTCATAGGAATCGAACCCGCAATAAAACCAGCGGCTTTGCAAACCAAAAACAAAGCTATTGGTATTTTAGCAACCAAAGGAACTCTAAGTAGTGATTTATTTCATAATACCGCTGCTCTTTATAGCAATGGTATTACTATTGTAGAACAAAATGGCAATGGCATTGTAGAGCTAATTGAACATGGTAAATTAGATTCTCCAGAAATGAGAAGTCTCCTTAAAGAGTATCTTTCTCCTATGATAAAAGCCAATATTGATTATTTGGTTTTAGGATGCACACATTATCCATATTTAATGCCTTTGTTATTAGAGCTTCTCCCTCAATCAATAAAAATAATAGATTCTGGTGAAGCTGTGGCCAAACAAACAAAAGCGATATTAGCACAACATAACCTATTGAATAATGCTACTGCTAAACCAAAAAACAAATTTTATACTAATAGCAACCCAATAGTGATGCAAACACTATTAAATGAAAATTTTAACGCTGAATATTTAGACTTTTAA
- a CDS encoding gamma carbonic anhydrase family protein gives MPVIKPVNNKHPQIPNDCFVAENATVLGEVSLGNECSIWFNAVIRGDVHYIKIGNKVNIQDGAVIHATYQKSPTTIGNNVSIGHNAIVHGCTIHDNVLIGMGSIVMDDCVVESNSIIAAGAVVTQNTRVEAGSIYAGVPARKVKDISEELISGEIDRIANNYVKYSSWFKED, from the coding sequence ATGCCTGTAATAAAACCTGTAAACAATAAGCATCCTCAAATACCAAATGACTGTTTCGTGGCAGAAAATGCTACTGTGTTAGGCGAAGTTTCTTTAGGGAATGAATGTAGTATTTGGTTTAACGCTGTAATTAGAGGCGATGTTCATTATATAAAAATAGGCAATAAAGTCAATATTCAAGATGGTGCGGTTATTCATGCTACTTACCAAAAATCACCAACCACTATTGGCAATAATGTTTCTATTGGCCATAATGCTATTGTGCATGGCTGTACAATACACGACAATGTTTTAATAGGAATGGGTAGTATTGTTATGGATGATTGTGTTGTAGAAAGTAATAGCATTATTGCAGCTGGAGCTGTTGTAACACAAAACACTAGAGTAGAGGCCGGAAGTATTTATGCAGGAGTTCCAGCTAGGAAAGTAAAAGATATTAGCGAAGAGTTAATCTCTGGTGAGATAGATAGGATAGCCAATAATTATGTAAAGTATTCTAGTTGGTTTAAAGAAGATTAA
- a CDS encoding type IX secretion system membrane protein PorP/SprF, which yields MIFKRLFLLLLAVFSFQLVQSQEGLPIYSDYLTDNYYLIHPSMAGASNCAKVRITGRQQWFGDDDAPRLLTASANGRIGDSQSGIGAILYTDKNGYHSQTGGYITYAHHIMFSRSEVDLNMLSFGLSIGAIQYRLDESAFINEPFDPIIAGVDQSATNFNLDFGFSYHLYDFYAHATVKNMLKNEGINSNENGLFSYDNPRQFLGTVGYVFSKYGSTWAFEPSVMFQYKDGTKESSFDINAKAYKEMEFGKLWGGLSYRRSLDGADYYEGNGVSSQKLQYITPILGIDYKQFMFAYTYSYQANSVVFNNGGFHQITLGFNFNCRRERYHCNCPAVN from the coding sequence ATGATATTTAAAAGATTGTTTTTATTATTACTAGCTGTATTTAGCTTTCAACTAGTACAATCACAGGAAGGACTTCCTATATACTCAGACTACTTAACCGACAATTATTATTTAATTCACCCATCAATGGCTGGAGCTTCTAATTGTGCCAAGGTTAGAATAACAGGACGTCAGCAGTGGTTTGGCGATGATGATGCACCAAGGTTACTAACAGCAAGTGCTAATGGTAGAATTGGCGATTCTCAATCTGGTATAGGAGCTATTCTTTATACCGATAAAAATGGGTATCACTCACAAACTGGAGGATACATAACCTATGCGCACCATATTATGTTTTCTAGAAGTGAAGTAGATTTAAATATGTTATCTTTTGGTTTAAGTATAGGAGCTATTCAATATAGATTAGATGAAAGTGCTTTTATAAACGAACCTTTTGATCCTATTATAGCTGGTGTAGACCAAAGTGCTACTAACTTTAATTTAGATTTTGGTTTTTCTTACCATTTGTATGATTTTTATGCTCATGCCACGGTAAAAAATATGCTTAAAAATGAAGGGATAAACTCTAACGAGAATGGTTTATTCTCTTACGATAACCCAAGACAGTTTTTAGGAACAGTAGGATATGTTTTTTCTAAATATGGAAGCACATGGGCTTTCGAGCCATCAGTAATGTTTCAATATAAAGATGGTACAAAAGAATCTTCATTTGATATAAATGCTAAAGCATACAAAGAAATGGAATTTGGTAAGCTTTGGGGAGGATTATCTTACAGAAGAAGTTTAGATGGTGCAGATTATTACGAGGGTAATGGTGTAAGTAGCCAGAAACTTCAGTACATTACACCAATATTAGGTATAGATTATAAGCAATTTATGTTTGCTTATACATATTCTTATCAAGCAAATTCTGTAGTGTTTAATAATGGAGGTTTCCATCAAATAACACTAGGATTTAACTTTAATTGTAGACGAGAACGCTACCACTGTAATTGTCCAGCGGTTAACTAA
- a CDS encoding NifU family protein — protein sequence MSNYHVSIQETSNKAIIKFELNQFITKHQSFEFNNIDEAKSSPLAQQLFYLPFVKKVYISGNFIAVERYNIVEWKDVQYDVAKQIGEYLNNGGIILEEDAAPKKVPVTVYAESTPNPSVMKFVANKKLVTAPYEFTSIDHAKLSPLASALFHFPFVKEVFIDENYVSISKYDIAEWNDITMELREFIKTHIEEGKDILLPEAPETLNKTNEKLDQNFEALDDTSKQIVNILEEYVKPAVQSDGGNIMFESYNASDKTVKVVLQGACSGCPSSTFTLKNGIENMLKDMLNDTSLKVEAING from the coding sequence ATGAGTAACTATCACGTTTCCATACAAGAAACTTCCAATAAAGCCATTATAAAGTTTGAATTAAACCAATTTATCACTAAGCATCAAAGTTTTGAATTTAATAACATTGATGAGGCCAAATCATCGCCTTTAGCACAACAGTTATTTTATTTACCTTTTGTAAAAAAGGTATACATTTCAGGAAATTTTATTGCTGTAGAACGCTATAATATTGTTGAATGGAAAGATGTTCAATACGATGTTGCTAAACAAATAGGAGAGTATTTAAACAATGGCGGCATTATTTTAGAAGAAGATGCTGCACCTAAAAAAGTACCTGTTACTGTTTATGCCGAAAGTACGCCTAACCCAAGTGTTATGAAATTTGTAGCGAACAAAAAACTAGTAACTGCACCTTACGAATTCACCTCGATAGACCATGCTAAACTATCACCTCTAGCATCGGCTTTATTTCACTTTCCATTTGTTAAAGAAGTGTTTATTGATGAAAATTATGTTTCTATAAGTAAATATGACATTGCCGAATGGAACGATATTACTATGGAGCTCCGTGAGTTTATTAAAACACACATTGAAGAAGGCAAGGACATTTTACTACCAGAAGCTCCAGAGACTTTAAATAAAACCAACGAAAAGTTAGATCAAAACTTTGAGGCTTTAGATGACACTTCGAAACAAATTGTAAACATTTTAGAAGAATATGTAAAACCAGCTGTACAAAGCGATGGTGGCAATATTATGTTCGAATCTTATAACGCTTCTGACAAAACTGTAAAAGTTGTTTTACAAGGTGCTTGTAGCGGTTGTCCGTCATCCACATTTACCTTAAAAAATGGCATAGAAAATATGCTTAAAGACATGCTAAACGATACCTCTTTAAAAGTGGAAGCTATTAATGGTTAA
- a CDS encoding dodecin family protein, whose amino-acid sequence MAVLKVIEVLANSDKSWEDATKKAVKDASKTVKNIRSVYVNEQSAVVNGDDVVEFRVNVKITFEVK is encoded by the coding sequence ATGGCAGTATTAAAAGTAATTGAGGTATTGGCCAACTCGGATAAAAGTTGGGAAGATGCTACAAAAAAGGCTGTAAAAGACGCCTCTAAAACAGTAAAAAACATACGTTCGGTTTACGTAAACGAGCAAAGCGCCGTAGTAAATGGCGATGATGTTGTAGAATTTCGTGTAAACGTTAAAATTACATTTGAAGTTAAATAA
- a CDS encoding mechanosensitive ion channel family protein produces the protein MDLEKWTEKGLNFASEYGIKILGAILIWIIGSWIIKKLLGTTKKIMDKRDFDESLEKFLINLLGWALKILLILAILAKLGVETTSFAAILAAAGLAVGMALQGSLSNFAGGVLIMIFKPIKIGDLIEAQGEIGVVKEIEIFTTKLTGLSNKEIIIPNGALSNGNIVNYTTEGTRRVDLVFGVGYDSDIKKTKEVLMNVLTSHPKVLKDPAPAVTVLELADSSVNFATRPWCKTEDYWDVYFDVTENAKEALDAAGIEIPYPHSVEIHKDA, from the coding sequence ATGGATTTAGAAAAATGGACTGAAAAAGGCCTAAACTTTGCCTCAGAATATGGCATTAAAATTCTGGGAGCCATTCTCATATGGATTATTGGTTCTTGGATTATTAAAAAACTTCTAGGCACTACCAAAAAAATAATGGATAAAAGAGACTTTGATGAAAGTCTAGAGAAATTCCTAATTAACCTTCTTGGCTGGGCATTAAAAATACTTTTAATCCTTGCTATTCTTGCTAAGCTTGGTGTTGAAACAACATCGTTTGCTGCTATTTTAGCTGCTGCTGGTTTGGCAGTTGGTATGGCATTACAAGGATCGTTATCAAACTTTGCTGGAGGCGTTTTAATTATGATTTTTAAACCTATTAAAATAGGTGACTTAATTGAAGCTCAAGGTGAAATAGGTGTGGTAAAAGAAATTGAAATTTTCACCACAAAACTTACAGGACTTTCTAATAAAGAAATCATTATTCCAAATGGAGCGCTTTCTAATGGTAATATTGTTAACTACACAACTGAAGGCACCAGACGTGTTGACCTTGTTTTTGGCGTTGGATATGATTCTGATATTAAAAAAACCAAAGAGGTTTTAATGAATGTATTAACATCTCATCCTAAAGTATTGAAAGACCCTGCTCCTGCGGTTACCGTATTAGAATTAGCAGACAGCTCGGTTAATTTTGCTACAAGACCATGGTGTAAAACTGAAGATTACTGGGATGTTTATTTTGATGTTACCGAAAATGCTAAAGAAGCCTTAGATGCTGCAGGTATTGAAATTCCTTACCCACACAGTGTTGAAATACATAAAGACGCTTAA